ACTGGTTGAAGCTGAAGATTGCACATGTATTTATGCAAGTAAAAagccatttgtaatttttatcaaTTGCATATTTTTAAAATATCACATAAAAATATCACAATAAAAAATGAACAGGAGCATGAACAGGAACAGTGAAATGTGTTATTCTTCCCCGTTCACTGTAATGCCTTGACAAAGGCACTGTgagtaataaataaatactagGCACTTCAGTATTGCTATGTGGGCCATTTAATCGCAGCAATCATTTGTACTTTTCAGGGTAGTCACATAGCCACaatcgctcagtggttatggtgccagACTGTTGACTCAAAAGATGCATGTTTGATCCCTGTATCCACTATGACATCTCTCATAatctgagtttctttgggacgtcaaacccctgACACCTCGACTGTGATACCTCAACAATTCTACAGCCAACCTTACGCAAAGCATGACTGCTTTGAGCGTTTATGAGGTTTCATTCCCGAAAGCAACTCGGGCTTTGATGGAACGGGAACCAGAAATATCAGACTTCAGTCATATCATGTAAGACATCGCTAAAAACATGAACTTCTGCAGTTGAATACAATAAAATCTGAATTAGGATTTGCTGATTTCAGTATTATAAATTAGAGTACAATGAAACACATAAAAAAGGAACCTAGAAAATGACTTTGTAGATATTGCACGTTCATTTGTAGAAAACTAtttgtactacctcgatggaaagaaacgcaaaCAACCTGGTGCCAACACGCTCCCctctttcaatttcttttcaccgcgctttttcttcggtgatagcaaaaagaccctagactcgtccatgatacattctaggacgactctaacatCTTTTTCGTACCGCCCAGGTAAAAGcacaatgaaaataaattccaacagcagggcttgttggcgccgggttgttcgcgtttctttccatcaagGTAGTACcatgaaaaataaaagcacaccACCAACTATTTACACTTCAGTTCTAGCCTGCCGCATCACGTCGTATGTCATCATCTCGATGTTGTGCATGAAGTCTTCGGCTACCTGACGTGGCAGGCGTCGCAGGCGGGAGTCTAACAACATGCAGAATAGTGCAATGTCGTCTTTTTGTTGCCTTTCTCGCTGCTCCCGTATTGTTGACAAATGGCTCACACATGCCTGCAAGATGTTTTCGTCACCTGCGTTCCTGTAGACCAAGCATTTTAGAGTAGTGGAAACTTAACTAGTGAGTCAGTTCACGAAACATCACTGAAGGAAATCTTGAGCAAaagagactggacaagagagAGCAACAGACTAAGCACAGTCTCACAATGAACCTTGCTGCAAATTCCTTAAACTTGAGGAACAAAAACATGTACACTCTCAGTAATAAACAGGTTATAAACTCACCCAGGGTTTTCTGCTGTTTGTTTCTGTGACATCCGTGGCCTACAATGCAACACACAGTTTTCTGCATTATACGAAAGAACTTGTCTTGCTACGCCTGTTTAACTAACTATCTGTTCCGCCAGAAACTGCACACATACCGTTTTGCAGGCGGCAGCTGGGCAGCCTCTGGCTCATACACATCAGGACTGCATCTGCAATACGAGTATCATTAGGGCACTTTTTCTACACATGTAATTTATACCAACACACAACCGACTGCGAAGTAGGTGGCTTACAAGAATGTGAAAATCTATCAGAGCATTTCAATTTTTCCTTACTCTTGTGCCCAGGTTTCCCCCTCCACATCACAGCCAGACGCCTGAGGCAGTGCTTCCGGAAGCCCTTCGACTGCCTGCGTGAAGCTGCAATACCAAAGATCAAGGATGAATATGTAGCAGCATGACAACAGTTTATGCAAAGGCACCATAGATTTTTTTCCCTAAAACGTAGCTGCATTCCTTATTGTTGAGGTTTATGCTTCATAAGTAACTGCAACAGGATTTGCTTATTTCAAACACTGTTCCCTAAAACCCTCTATTCTTGTTTTCACTAATGGCAGGAGCTTATACAAGACCAATTTCAAAGTTCAGCTCCTACTGAACTTTTGTGTCTAAGCTAGCCAGTGTTTCCTTCAACCGCTCAATCATCGGTCCTTTTATCATGTCTATTTCCATGCTGTcttggcaggcccacaccatgcggCATACATCTGGAGTTATGCCTAAAAAGACTCCTGTTGGTCACTAACCTTTCACCAGCCTCGTCAGCAGATAATTtgaagctgaaaagaaaataacGGAATTATTTCACACCAGGATAACCACAATGGACTTTCTGCATGACCAAGTGCAGTTGCTTGTGAAATTTGTTTGCAGAAAACTATATGTTCTTTTAGTTGCCTATTGTTTCTCACCTTATATCATCCTCTGTACTGCAAAGgagactggaaaaaaaaattatgtagtTCAGCTTTTTATGGTCCACTCTCAGGAGAACAAATATAGCTGCTTGATAACATGCACAGATTTGAGGACAACTGGTCATCGCACCGAGGCAGAGATTACAATAGGGTGAATTGACATTAATGATTCCCATAGCAGAAAAAAATTCCTAGAAATTCAACTCACAGTGCAGGCTGTGGTGAGGGCTCCATCAGTGCCATCATTGATTCAAAGTGTGGCCATTTTATGGTGGGAATATCTGCTACCCCAGCTCCactcttttgtttattttttatttcttgtttttttctcataTAAATATCCTTTAAGTTCTTGAACTTCTGCTCCGCCTGGGTGCCTGGAAGATAAAAACATCATGAATATATCTGCAAATAAAATAACCATCATTCAGGAAAGGCTGTGCGTTCAGCTTGTTTTGTCTGACTGTGCTCAAAGTGTTCCTACTTCGAAGTAGTGACCTTTTTGCTTCTCTCTAGAACACTGCGCTGCATGGCATGTGTATGCTCAGAGTGTGTACATTTTGTGTTGGCGCCGAAGTAACGCAATTGGGTGCGCACAAACGTGTGTAGTAATAACTTGCACTTGAGCAAGCGTTAAAGACAGGGcacggggagagagagaaaaaaagggggggcggGCGAGAGTAAAcagtcctcgtggtagccaacgcacgtgtctcgcgAGTCGCGAGCGTGAAAACACACGTGTCTCGCGAACGTGAAAACACACGTCTCGTCTTCCCGCATTTCAAGCGAAAGAGGGACAAATGCCAAGCGATCGAAGGAAAAACAGTTCGCAGTATGTTTTCGTCGTATGTAAACATGAGCACGCGCTCTTGAGGAAAAACAAGCTGCCCTCATCATGCATGCTACAACAACACTAACTCAGCACATCTAAAAAACGTGGCATACTTACGGGTTAGGCCGAATAACTGTCCTATTTCTTCCCATGCGAAGTCCTTTTTGCTTCTGTTTTTGAAGTCTCGGCTGTGTTTATCGTACAGGAATCTGTGCTCTCGCACAGCGTTGATGAGCAGCTCTGCGGAGTACTCCATGTTGTTGTCTGACGCAAATTTCGATCTTGCCGCCAGGAATGAACAACCGGATGTAGGCGGCGCTTTCGTCAACTTCCGAAGCGCCGCTGATTGGTTCAGCCGTTTGCGAGTCGCAGTCGCAAGGCTGAAAAATCTAGCAGGGAGCGACTGGCTTGCGACcgtcgcttttcgaccaatgcgaccgtttgcgactgtctcttttcgaccaaaacagtcgcgcgacctctgcgactcgcaagtgtgaatgggcccttacctctgcgactcgcaagtgtgaatgggcccttaggggcccattcacacttgcgagtcgcagaggtcgcgcgactgttttggtcgaaaagagacagtcgcaaacggtcgcattggtcgaaaagcgacgGTCGCAAGCCAGTCGCTCCCTGCTCGATTTTTCAGCCTTGCGACTGCGACTCGCAAACGGCTGAACCAATCAGCGGCGCTTCGGAAGTTGACGAAAGCGCCGCCTACATCCGGTTGTTCATTCCTGGCGGCAAGATCGAAATTTGCGTCAGACAACAACATGGAGTACTCCGCAGAGCTGCTCATCAACGCTGTGCGAGAGCACAGATTCCTGTACGATAAACACAGCCGAGACTTCAAAAACAGAAGCAAAAAGGACTTCGCATGGGAAGAAATAGGACAGTTATTCGGCCTAACCCGTAAGTATGCCACGTTTTTTAGATGTGCTGAGTTAGTGTTGTTGTAGCATGCATGATGAGGGCAGCTTGTTTTTCCTCAAGAGCGCGTGCTCATGTTTACATACGACGAAAACATACTGCGAACTGTTTTTCCTTCGATCGCTTGGCATTTGTCCCTCTTTCGCTTGAAATGCGGGAAGACGAGACGTGTGTTTTCACGTTCGCGAGACACGTGTGTTTTCACGCTCGCGACTcgcgagacacgtgcgttggctaccacgaggactgTTTACTCTCGCCcgcccccccctttttttctctctctccccgtgCCCTGTCTTTAACGCTTGCTCAAGTGCAAGTTATTACTACACACGTTTGTGCGCACCCAATTGCGTTACTTCGGCGCCAACACAAAATGTACACACTCTGAGCATACACATGCCATGCAGCGCAGTGTTCTAGAGAGAAGCAAAAAGGTCACTACTTCGAAGTAGGAACACTTTGAGCACAGTCAGACAAAACAAGCTGAACGCACAGCCTTTCCTGAATGATGGTTATTTTATTTGCAGATATATTCATGATGTTTTTATCTTCCAGGCACCCAGGCGGAGCAGAAGTTCAAGAACTTAAAGGATATTTAtatgagaaaaaaacaagaaataaaaaataaacaaaagagtGGAGCTGGGGTAGCAGATATTCCCACCATAAAATGGCCACACTTTGAATCAATGATGGCACTGATGGAGCCCTCACCACAGCCTGCACTGTGAGTTGAATTTCTAGGAATTTTTTTCTGCTATGGGAATCATTAATGTCAATTCACCCTATTGTAATCTCTGCCTCGGTGCGATGACCAGTTGTCCTCAAATCTGTGCATGTTATCAAGCAGCTATATTTGTTCTCCTGAGAGTGGACCATAAAAAGCTGAactacataatttttttttccagtctcCTTTGCAGTACAGAGGATGATATAAGGTGAGAAACAATAGGCAACTAAAAGAACATATAGTTTTCTGCAAACAAATTTCACAAGCAACTGCACTTGGTCATGCAGAAAGTCCATTGTGGTTATCCTGGTGTGAAATAATTCCgttattttcttttcagcttcaAATTATCTGCTGACGAGGCTGGTGAAAGGTTAGTGACCAACAGGAGTCTTTTTAGGCATAACTCCAGATGTATGccgcatggtgtgggcctgccaagACAGCATGGAAATAGACATGATAAAAGGACCGATGATTGAGCGGTTGAAGGAAACACTGGCTAGCTTAGACACAAAAGTTCAGTAGGAGCTGAACTTTGAAATTGGTCTTGTATAAGCTCCTGCCATTAGTGAAAACAAGAATAGAGGGTTTTAGGGAACAGTGTTTGAAATAAGCAAATCCTGTTGCAGTTACTTATGAAGCATAAACCTCAACAATAAGGAATGCAGCTACGTTTTAGGGAAAAAAATCTATGGTGCCTTTGCATAAACTGTTGTCATGCTGCTACATATTCATCCTTGATCTTTGGTATTGCAGCTTCACGCAGGCAGTCGAAGGGCTTCCGGAAGCACTGCCTCAGGCGTCTGGCTGTGATGTGGAGGGGGAAACCTGGGCACAAGAGTAAGGAAAAATTGAAATGCTCTGATAGATTTTCACATTCTTGTAAGCCACCTACTTCGCAGTCGGTTGTGTGTTGGTATAAATTACATGTGTAGAAAAAGTGCCCTAATGATACTCGTATTGCAGATGCAGTCCTGATGTGTATGAGCCAGAGGCTGCCCAGCTGCCGCCTGCAAAACGGTATGTGTGCAGTTTCTGGCGGAACAGATAGTTAGTTAAACAGGCGTAGCAAGACAAGTTCTTTCGTATAATGCAGAAAACTGTGTGTTGCATTGTAGGCCACGGATGTCACAGAAACAAACAGCAGAAAACCCTGGGTGAGTTTATAACCTGTTTATTACTGAGAGTGTACATGTTTTTGTTCCTCAAGTTTAAGGAATTTGCAGCAAGGTTCATTGTGAGACTGTGCTTAGTCTGTTGCTctctcttgtccagtctcttTTGCTCAAGATTTCCTTCAGTGATGTTTCGTGAACTGACTCACTAGTTAAGTTTCCACTACTCTAAAATGCTTGGTCTACAGGAACGCAGGTGACGAAAACATCTTGCAGGCATGTGTGAGCCATTTGTCAACAATACGGGAGCAGCGAGAAAGGCAACAAAAAGACGACATTGCACTATTCTGCATGTTGTTAGACTCCCGCCTGCGACGCCTGCCACGTCAGGTAGCCGAAGACTTCATGCACAACATCGAGATGATGACATACGACGTGATGCGGCAGGCTAGAACTGAAGTGTAAATAGTTGGTggtgtgcttttatttttcatgGTACTACcttgatggaaagaaacgcgaacaacccggcgccaacaagccctgctgttggaatttattttcattgtgCTTTTACCTGGGCGGTACGAAAAAGatgttagagtcgtcctagaatgtatcatggacgagtctagggtctttttgctatcaccgaagaaaaagcgcggtgaaaagaaattgaaagagGGGAGCGTGTTGGCACCAGGTTGtttgcgtttctttccatcgagatAGTACAAATAGTTTTCTACAAATGAACGTGCAATATCTACAAAGTCATTTTCTAGGTTCCTTTTTTATGTGTTTCATTGTACTCTAATTTATAATACTGAAATCAGCAAATCCTAATTCAGATTTTATTGTATTCAACTGCAGAAGTTCATGTTTTTAGCGATGTCTTACATGATATGACTGAAGTCTGATATTTCTGGTTCCCGTTCCATCAAAGCCCGAGTTGCTTTCGGGAATGAAACCTCATAAACGCTCAAAGCAGTCATGCTTTGCGTAAGGTTGGCTGTAGAATTGTTGAGGTATCACAGTCGAGGTGTcaggggtttgacgtcccaaagaaactcagatTATGAGAGATGTCATAGTGGATACAGGGATCAAACATGCATCTTTTGAGTCAACAGTctggcaccataaccactgagcgattGTGGCTATGTGACTACCCTGAAAAGTACAAATGATTGCTGCGATTAAATGGCCCACATAGCAATACTGAAGTGCctagtatttatttattactcACAGTGCCTTTGTCAAGGCATTACAGTGAACGGGGAAGAATAACACATTTCACTGTTCCTGTTCATGCTCCTGTTCATTTTTTATTGTGATATTTTTATGTGATATTTTAAAAATATGCAAttgataaaaattacaaatggctTTTTACTTGCATAAATACATGTGCAATCTTCAGCTTCAACCAGTCACTTCTCATGTTACTTGTGCTTCACTTATAGGTAATCTCACTGCATGCATTCTTGTGAAAGAAGCTCATATCTTCCCTGTTCATGTAAATGTACAGTCTGTTGCAAAAGCTTTCAGTCTGCTGTGCCATTCAAAGCAACGGTGCAGAGGACTGTAAACCTTTGTTACAGACAGtacatatttttttattaagCAAAAGATCATCTTGCAAGTATTCATTGTATAAAATAAAAGTCACCATTATTCAACCCACCTTCAGTTGTGATCACCAGTGACCATTGCATGCTGCCATGGCACTGCACCAGCCGTGACGAAGTGGTGCGTCAGCTTGTCACGCACTTGCTTGGCATGGCTAGGAAGAAATTTCACTGAAGTTATATTTCATAATCTCCATAAACCAAGTCCAGTGCTGCATGTCACACAGTGCCAAAATATTGCGAGCCTCTGATGTGTACCATTAAACTTGGGTTTCTAAAAGTGGGTTATATAGAACCCTCTAGTTTGCTGggctattttttttcctctcagaTTTTCTGCATATAAAAAATCGAAACAAATTACATGAGGTTTAGTAAGTTGAACAAGTATGATCGCCAATGCCAGACGCCTACAGTAGCACACTGACAAGTGTGCTCCTGTTTTGGTGATGCGTATAACGCGTATAGTGCAAGGCTCGGTACAACTCGCTATAGTATAACAAACCTCGTACCGTGTTGCGTTGCAGCCTGTGAGTCTTTGTGCCTTGAAGGCCAAGCTGGAGTCATCGTCCCTCCAGCTTCCAGGAGAGAGGCGCCCCTCCCAGTCTTCAGTGTCGGCAGAGCCTGGCGGGCAGTACATTGAAGAGGATTCTGCGGACTCTTTAAGTAGATAGTTGTGCAGCACTATGCACGCACCAACATATCTATTGATGTTAATAACTTTCGCCTTAAAGGGTCGCCGCAGAATCctccacctctgcgccaggatGCCAAACGCATTCTCTATAATGCGTCGTGCCCGGCTAAGCCGATAGTTGAAAATTCGGCGCTCATATTTTTCCTGCAGCGCAGCTTCATGCAGGGCTGAAGACAAGAACAGGAGAGATAAAGTACAGAGAACATTTTCATACACTTCTAGGTCATAAGCACTGCACTGCAAGACCAAACGGTCTACTTTGTTGCACGGAAAGCATGACCTTGAGGCCTTCAGTGAAGCTGAAAAGTTTCAAGTGTGAAGAATACTGAGGTTCGTGCTACTGTTTATAGAAAAGTTACACTGCACATGTTTTGTTATTTTCCGGTACCCCTCTATGGCACACCTGGAGCCACATTTTTGGAATGTGATTTTGGTGTTCTTGTTAACAGCGCAGTCACTGGTTTACAGAAATGAACCACAAACCTCCTAGTTAGATGGAAAGGTGATATTGCAAAGCCTGAGCTGATGAATTCGTGACATCCAACACAAAACTGTCAGCATGCTTTAAACTGGCCTACATTACAGCCTTCTTGAAATGGTAACATATGACAAACATTGATGAAATCAGGCATGCAACATTTGGAGAGCAAAAATATGGAGAATTTGGATTATGACAGATGCACACTTCACTGCCTGATCATGccagtgatttagctctttttgtCTTAAGTGAAGTGAAACTTCATATGTAGACCTCTACCTCGTCTTGGATAAGGCCTcatcatatattctttcagtggGAAGGCCTCGTCCCCGACGAAGAAGTATGGCAGTGGCCCCTCGCTGCCTACAGGCCTTGCAGTGGGAAAGCCCCACTCGCCTCCAGCGATCTTTTTCTGAAGCGTTGAGGAGGCAAAAATTCCCCCATCAGAGTCACTGCCAAAATGCCCCATTTCAATGTAGAAGAACCTGCATGAAAAATAGTTTGAAATTCAGTGCAGATATATAGACTAGCAATGAATATGTGTGTTTCTGACAACTGCTGTTTTGAATTGGACCTGTAAGTTATGTTTTAAAGGTCACACCATGATGCAGTTGCTGAGAATGTGTAGTACTCAATAATTTTATGCATGGATTGAAACCCAAAGTGCTTAAACGAAATGGTGCCCTATGCATGGCATCGAGATTGATCATGTGTTTTGTTCACCGCTGTCTGATAGTCAGCAATCATGCAAGCCTGTGGTGGGTGTTATTATTAAGAAGGTGTCGCTGAACTGAACTTTCAATATGATTGTCTCGCCACGAGTTGGCATTTCTTAATTCATGATGATGAGCCTAGTGTTTTtgctgctgacactgctgcttCCGCTTCCTCCCAATTTCCATGCATCTGTCGGTCTGTGTATTTATACGCTCACGCATTAAACACAATCATTTGGTAGTTGGTGCTTGtgtgtctgttccttcttcatctcgcCTTTTTGCTCTGTATGTGTCTAAGATGAATTGAACGTGCCAAGATTGTTGTATAATAGAGGGCCTTACCTGTAATGCGCATCACAGACAGCAAGCAGTGACTTGCTGAATGAGCCTTTATAATTGTGATTGGCGCTTCCAGAATTTGCTGGGCATTCTATAAGGACGTGCTTTCCGTCGATAGCACCAACACAGTGTGGCATCTGCCACCTCTCCTCAAAGTCTGCCGCAACCTGCAGAATAAATTTTAACGGCTATACATCCATATATCAAACTGAATTGCATTGGTCAC
This region of Amblyomma americanum isolate KBUSLIRL-KWMA chromosome 5, ASM5285725v1, whole genome shotgun sequence genomic DNA includes:
- the LOC144132236 gene encoding uncharacterized protein LOC144132236 isoform X1 — protein: MGIINVNSPYCNLCLGAMTSCPQICACYQAAIFVLLRVDHKKLNYIIFFSSLLCSTEDDISFKLSADEAGESFTQAVEGLPEALPQASGCDVEGETWAQECSPDVYEPEAAQLPPAKRPRMSQKQTAENPGNAGDENILQACVSHLSTIREQRERQQKDDIALFCMLLDSRLRRLPRQVAEDFMHNIEMMTYDVMRQARTEV
- the LOC144132239 gene encoding uncharacterized protein LOC144132239 codes for the protein MEYSAELLINAVREHRFLYDKHSRDFKNRSKKDFAWEEIGQLFGLTRTQAEQKFKNLKDIYMRKKQEIKNKQKSGAGVADIPTIKWPHFESMMALMEPSPQPALLLCSTEDDISFKLSADEAGESFTQAVEGLPEALPQASGCDVEGETWAQECSPDVYEPEAAQLPPAKRPRMSQKQTAENPGNAGDENILQACVSHLSTIREQRERQQKDDIALFCMLLDSRLRRLPRQVAEDFMHNIEMMTYDVMRQARTEV
- the LOC144132236 gene encoding uncharacterized protein LOC144132236 isoform X2, with translation MRKKQEIKNKQKSGAGVADIPTIKWPHFESMMALMEPSPQPALLLCSTEDDISFKLSADEAGESFTQAVEGLPEALPQASGCDVEGETWAQECSPDVYEPEAAQLPPAKRPRMSQKQTAENPGNAGDENILQACVSHLSTIREQRERQQKDDIALFCMLLDSRLRRLPRQVAEDFMHNIEMMTYDVMRQARTEV